The following nucleotide sequence is from uncultured Desulfovibrio sp..
AGCTCAAAAACGCGCCCGTCAGCGTCCAGCCCGCGCATGTTGACCGAGAGCATAAATGCAGGATTGCCTCCTCGCAAAAGGACGCGCCAGCGGGCCAAGAAATCATTTTCACGGGACGCCCGCTTTCCGCTCATGTCAGATACAGGCTGAGGCTGGGCATCCACCACCGGCCCGAAACCGCACCCGGCGAGAGCCGTGCGTAATTCCTGATGCAGCAACTGCCCATCGTTACCCGGCAGCAGAACTGCCCCGCGCGCGCCTGCCCCAACTCTAGGGAAGCCTCCCCTGCCCGCTGCCGTCATGGGCCCACTCGGCGTAGCAGATGCAGGAAGGGCGAGGGTCGCATCCACGCGGCCCAGCAATGGCCCCCAAAAATCAGGATCAAGCCGTAAGCCGGGCGTGTAAAAGCAGCAAAGGCACTGCCCGGCCAGAGTCGCTGCCTGCTCTGCGGTGACCGCGCGCCAGCTGGCGGGCAACGGCTCGCGTGGCAAAAGCCCGGCCTCCAGCCTCCATACCTCCATGGCGCGGGCCACAAGTGGGGATTCCAGCCAGTATACGGCGGGAGCATTGGTAATCAGGGGCAAAACCTGCGGCAGGTTTGCTCCTGATTCTGGCCCCAGCCCGAGCAGCAGCACGGCATCTCCCTCTCCCCGGCAGGTCCAGGCTTCCGGGCCATCGGGCAGGCTCACGGCCCGGCCCGCAAAATCCAGCAGGCGAACCCGCTGCGGGCGTTTGTTTTGTTCGGCCATTTTCTTCTCCGCCAATGCAGGCTCCTTGCGGAACTGTCCCATCAATAAAAAGCCCCGCTGCGGCAAGCAAGCGGGGCAGAATAATCCTAAGCTCCGCGCCGATTACGGCAGCCGGAGGTTCTCCCCTGTGGCTGGCATACTTTGCGCCGATAATGGCGCGCCATTGCCAGAACTGCAAGACCCACACAAGGGAATGCATGAACTATCCACGCAAGCAGGTAACTTCTCTGCCGCGTGAACGCAAAAAACATAATCCTACTGGATCACACCGCAGGCGATACGCGCCCCGCCGCCGCCAAGGGGAGCTGGCTGGTCGGAATAGTTGTCGCCGCCAGCATGGATCATGAGCGAGCGGCCCTTGATGTCGGTTGTGGTCAGATCAGCCACATGCAACTTGGCCTTCACATTTTGCTGCGCATCGGCGGTTATAAGCGGCAGATCACCCTTGTGCCCATGCTTGCCGGGGCCTTCATGTTTGCCAGCGTGGGAGGGATCATAATGCCCCCCGGCGGCAAGGCCGGCCACATTGACGCCATCCTTGGCAGCGGGCGCGCACGAAGGATTTTCATGCACGTGCATGCCGTGGTCGCCCTGAGGGATACCGACGACATCAACCATAATATCCATGCCGCCCTTGCCGTCGTCCTCAAAAACAACAAAGCCGATGGCCTCGCCAACACCTTCGCTGCTGATCTTGTTCACAGGAACTTTAACACTTTCCGCCCGTACCGTCTGCGCTCCAAAGGCGAGCGCGCAACCCGCAAGACAAGCGGCCAACAGAATCCGTTTCATAGCCTCTCCTTACTGGTGATAGTGTGCGAGATCAAAGGTTCTGGAAACTTATTGAAAAAATATCCTGATAAATCCTGGAGGTCAACCTGTTCAGCAATTTTGCGCGGCTCATCACGAGGGGCTGCACTGCGCACTTGGCGAGCGCAAGAAAAAAGGGTATGATCCCCTGTTGGAATTTACCATGAAAGAATACCGAGATCATTATTTTCTGAAGGCCAAGCGCGAGAACTATCCCGCCCGCTCGGTCTACAAGCTCAAGGAGCTGGACTCCAAGTTCCACCTGCTGCGCCTCGGCCAGCGGGTTCTCGACCTTGGCGCGGCCCCCGGCTCGTGGTCCATGGGTGCAGCGGAAAAGGTCGGCACGCGTGGACTTGTGCTTGCCTGCGACATTCAGAGCACCGAAACGGTGTTTCCGCCGCAGGTCACATTCATGCAGGAAGACGTGTTCAACCGCTCTGCCGAATTTGAAGCCAAGCTCAAGGAGCTGGGGCCTTTCGACGTTGTCATCAGCGACATGGCTCCGCGCACTACGGGCACGCGCTTTACGGATCAGGCCCGTTCTCTTGAGCTTACGGTTGAGGCATTGGCTGTAGCCTGTCTGCACCTCAAAAAGGGCGGCAGCTTTGTGGTCAAAATTTTTATGGGGCCGGATATTCAGGAGCTGCTTGCACCTATGCGCAAAGCTTTTGATGCGGTCAAATCGTTCAAGCCCAAAAGCTCGCGGGCCGAAAGCAAGGAAACATTTTTTGTCGGCCTTGGTTTTCGTGGTCAGGCGGGCGCGGCCCCAACGGCGCACATGCCGGGCGAAACCGCCGGGGAAACTTCGCACGAAGTTGCCGACGACGCGCCGCCGGGTATATAAACATACTCTACATGAGGTTTCGGAGGTTTTATGTCAGGTCACAGTAAATGGGCCAATATCCAGCACCGTAAGGGTCGCCAGGACGCCAAGCGCGGCAAGATTTTCACCAAGGCCGCCAAAGAAATCATCATCGCAGCCAAGGGCGGCAGCGATCCTGTGGGCAACTCCCGTCTGCGCGCGGCCATAGCCGCCGCCAAGGCCGTCAATCTGCCCAAGGACAAGATTGAGGCAGCCATCCGCAAGGGTACGGGTGAAGACGCAGGCGGCGACCTGACAGAAACCTTCTACGAAGGCTACGGGCCCAGCGGCATCGCCATCATGGTGGAAGTTGCCACTGACAATAAAAACCGCACCGTGGCCGAAGTTCGTCACCTTTTTACCAAACATGGCGGCGCCATGGGTGAAAATGGCAGCGTGGGCTGGATGTTTGACCGCAAGGGCGTTATCGCCGTGGACAAGGCGGCCTACCCCGAAGACAAAATCATGGAAGCCGCTCTTGAAGCCGGCGCAGACGATGTCATCGATGATGAGGACGTGTGGACCATCCACACCGCCATGGCCGATTTCACCGCTGTGCGCGATGCGCTGGAAGCTGCCGGCATTGCCATGCAGGAAGCCGAACTGGCCATGATTCCGCAGAATCTTGTGGCTGTGAGCGCCGAAGTGGGCATGAAGGTGCTGCGCCTCATGGACGCGCTGGACGACAATGACGACGTTCAGAATGTCTATGCCAACGCGGACTTCCCCGACGATATGCCCACCGACTAACGCATATTCACTTTGAGATGTCTGGCGGGGGAGAATCCCGTTTGTAAGACGGGTCACTCCCCCGCGCAGCCAGCCAAACTTCGCAAAATCACGCCGACCGTGCCTCCAGCGTTGCGCATCAACCGCACTTGTTCCTCCTGCCTCCCTGCGTTATACTGACAAAGCGTCACAAGGCCCGCAGGCCATCCACCTGCTGACGGCGCTCCTACATCAAGGCATTCTCACGTTGAAATACTTGCTTGAAGGCGAAACGGATTCGCCTGGCAAAATATTTTTTAGCGGGAGTTTTTACAAAAAAACGTGCAGAGCAGATGCATACTTCCAATGATAATCTGCTCCAACCGATAATCCATATCAGAGGCGACAGGCGGTATTCATGCAGGCATGGGACATTGAATTTCGGGCTCTTAGCGTGGGCTACGGCGAGCATGTGGTTCTGCGCGATGTCAATGCGGTGCTTCCGGGCGGCAAGGTTTCTGTAATTCTTGGCGGTTCCGGTTGCGGCAAATCCACCCTGCTGCGCCATATTATCGGCCTTTCGCGCCCACAGGCTGGTCATGTGCTCATAGGCGACAAAGACCTCTTTGCCCTGCCCCAAAAAGAATTTCGGCGC
It contains:
- a CDS encoding superoxide dismutase family protein, with amino-acid sequence MKRILLAACLAGCALAFGAQTVRAESVKVPVNKISSEGVGEAIGFVVFEDDGKGGMDIMVDVVGIPQGDHGMHVHENPSCAPAAKDGVNVAGLAAGGHYDPSHAGKHEGPGKHGHKGDLPLITADAQQNVKAKLHVADLTTTDIKGRSLMIHAGGDNYSDQPAPLGGGGARIACGVIQ
- a CDS encoding RlmE family RNA methyltransferase; its protein translation is MKEYRDHYFLKAKRENYPARSVYKLKELDSKFHLLRLGQRVLDLGAAPGSWSMGAAEKVGTRGLVLACDIQSTETVFPPQVTFMQEDVFNRSAEFEAKLKELGPFDVVISDMAPRTTGTRFTDQARSLELTVEALAVACLHLKKGGSFVVKIFMGPDIQELLAPMRKAFDAVKSFKPKSSRAESKETFFVGLGFRGQAGAAPTAHMPGETAGETSHEVADDAPPGI
- a CDS encoding YebC/PmpR family DNA-binding transcriptional regulator, with the protein product MSGHSKWANIQHRKGRQDAKRGKIFTKAAKEIIIAAKGGSDPVGNSRLRAAIAAAKAVNLPKDKIEAAIRKGTGEDAGGDLTETFYEGYGPSGIAIMVEVATDNKNRTVAEVRHLFTKHGGAMGENGSVGWMFDRKGVIAVDKAAYPEDKIMEAALEAGADDVIDDEDVWTIHTAMADFTAVRDALEAAGIAMQEAELAMIPQNLVAVSAEVGMKVLRLMDALDDNDDVQNVYANADFPDDMPTD